A single genomic interval of Camelina sativa cultivar DH55 chromosome 11, Cs, whole genome shotgun sequence harbors:
- the LOC104724051 gene encoding F-box protein At5g36730-like, with amino-acid sequence MAMSDLPRDLLEGILSRVPVQSTKAVRSTCKNWNTLSYDQSFTKKLKTLAIKDNELLVVMMMDYKVYLMSVNLHGIHKDDDNVKSCIIHKAKLVRLNDDADHGVDIISSVFHCDGLLLCITHEHDIRFTLVVGNPYCGQFRSIKLRADPKLFDRYALGYEKNDSFRNYKILRRYDKRLSIFNEFDIYNFNSGSWKVFHLALDWKIPYFQLGVSLKGNTYWFAREMCIAEEGRLRTDLPSFLICFDFTTERFGQRLRLPFDSYCDQDTVTLSSVREEQLAVLFKGKDTLRMEIRVTNKIDPGEALWNKLFLAVNLPSLTGPQYLHWARSFLIDEKKNIVVVLGKNASNPTRNLAYVVGNYGYFKQVYLGVSTQKFCYPLVCSYVPSSVQIKQDVRRSSDIKASWLKRFFNFNASLRVIFMF; translated from the coding sequence ATGGCTATGTCCGATCTTCCAAGGGATTTGTTGGAGGGGATACTCTCTAGGGTTCCGGTACAGTCCACCAAAGCAGTTAGGTCTACTTGCAAAAACTGGAACACTTTATCCTACGATCAGAGCTTTACGAAGAAGCTCAAAACGTTAGCAATTAAGGATAATGAGCTCCTGGTGGTCATGATGATGGATTACAAGGTTTATTTAATGAGTGTTAATCTCCATGGAATTCACAAAGACGACGACAACGTTAAATCATGTATAATTCATAAAGCTAAACTCGTTCGCCTAAACGATGATGCGGATCATGGAGTTGATATTATTTCTAGTGTCTTTCACTGCGACGGTTTATTGCTATGCATCACCCATGAGCATGACATAAGATTTACTCTGGTGGTTGGGAATCCTTATTGTGGGCAATTCAGGTCGATCAAACTCAGAGCGGATCCCAAGTTATTTGACAGGTACGCTCTTGGATACGAGAAGAACGACTCGTTTCGtaactacaaaatcttgagaCGTTATGATAAACGCTTGTCTATATTTAATGAGTTTGATATCTACAATTTTAACTCTGGTTCTTGGAAGGTTTTTCATTTGGCGCTGGATTGGAAAATCCCGTATTTTCAACTCGGCGTGTCTCTCAAGGGAAATACTTATTGGTTTGCTAGAGAGATGTGTATAGCAGAAGAAGGAAGACTAAGAACAGATCTCCCTAGTTTCttgatctgttttgattttacaactgAGAGATTTGGACAGCGTCTTCGTCTGCCCTTTGACTCTTATTGTGATCAGGATACTGTGACTCTCTCTAGTGTTAGAGAAGAACAGCTTGCCGTGTTATTTAAGGGCAAGGATACATTGAGGATGGAGATACGGGTTACGAATAAGATTGACCCTGGAGAAGCGTTGTGGAACAAGTTGTTCTTAGCGGTTAATCTGCCATCACTCACTGGTCCTCAGTATTTACATTGGGCTAGGAGTTTCTTGATTGACGAGAAGAAGAATATCGTTGTAGTTCTTGGTAAAAATGCATCGAACCCTACACGCAACCTAGCTTATGTTGTTGGAAATTATGGATACTTTAAACAAGTGTATCTTGGAGTATCTACACAAAAATTTTGTTACCCACTTgtgtgctcttatgttccaagttcaGTGCAAATCAAGCAAGACGTACGAAGGAGCAGCGACATCAAAGCGTCTTGGCTGAAacgtttctttaattttaatgcATCTTTGCgagttatatttatgttttaa
- the LOC104724049 gene encoding DNA-directed RNA polymerases I and III subunit rpac1-like — protein MESVEEEEEEVRRIVTDEEKLEAKNFNIFDLPDVPKGLPPHLELQRTRVVCEVGAPLHATGTIYSGAYISSGVDNSVNLENFSEDFKVDVISLTETDMVFDMIGIPQGIANAFRRILLAELPSMAIEKVFVVNNTSIIQDEVLAHRLGLIPIVADPRLFEYLSENDQPNERNTIVFKLHVKCPKGDPRRKVLSSELKWLPNGSELLKESAGGSTTNPKTHTSFSRSQDSFPEFADNPIMPSFEDILIAKLGPGQEIELEAHAVKGIGKTHAKWSPVATAWYRMFPEVILLKEFEGKHAEELVKVCPRKVFDIEEMGQGRKRATVARPRDCSLCRECLREGDETIEGEANSKGKAEAKSEGKAEAKSEGKAEAKGKRDWVDQVALRRVKNHFIFTIESTGSQPPDVLFTEAVKILEDKCERVISELS, from the exons ATGGAGagtgttgaagaagaagaagaagaggtgagAAGGATTGTGACTGATGAAGAAAAGCTAGAAGCCAAAAATTTCAACATATTCGATCTCCCTGACGTACCTAAAGGACTTCCTCCGCATCTCGAACTCCAGCGAACTCGTGTTGTCTGCGAAGTTGGTGCTCCTTTACAT gCCACGGGTACCATTTACTCGGGTGCCTATATCTCTTCGGGAGTGGACAACAGTGTGAATCTAGAAAACTTCTCTGAGGATTTCAAAGTTGATGTGATTAGTCTCACAGAGACAGATATGGTATTCGATATGATTGGTATCCCTCAAGGAATCGCTAATGCTTTCAGAAGAATCCTCTTAGCTGAG CTTCCTTCAATGGCTATTGAAAAAGTGTTTGTAGTAAACAACACTTCTATTATTCAAGACGAAGTTCTTGCTCACAGGTTGGGTCTTATTCCAATCGTAGCTGATCCGAGGCTCTTTGAATATTTATCCG AAAACGATCAGCCAAATGAAAGGAACACCATTGTTTTCAAACTCCATGTGAAATGTCCAAAAGGTGACCCGCGTCGTAAAG ttTTAAGTAGCGAATTGAAATGGTTACCAAATGGGAGTGAGCTTCTCAAAGAATCAGCAGGAGGTTCAAccacaaatccaaaaactcataCTTCATTCAGCCGCAGCCAAGATTCCTTCCCTGAATTTGCAGATAATCCTATCATGCCGAGCTTTGAAGATATCTTGATAGCAAAACTCGGCCCTGGCCAG GAGATTGAGCTTGAAGCTCATGCGGTTAAGGGCATTGGTAAAACACATGCAAAGTGGTCTCCAGTAGCTACGGCTTGGTATCGAATGTTTCCTGAG gTGATTCTACTAAAGGAATTCGAGGGTAAACATGCTGAAGAACTCGTAAAAGTCTGCCCCAGGAAAGTTTTTGACATTGAAGAGATGGGCCAAG GTAGAAAAAGGGCAACCGTAGCTCGGCCGCGTGACTGCTCCTTGTGTAGAGAATGCTTAAGAGAAGGAGACGAAACAATAGAAGGAGAAGCAAATTCAAAAGGTAAAGCAGAAGCAAAATCAGAAGGAAAAGCAGAAGCAAAATCAGAAGGAAAAGCAgaagcaaaaggaaaaagagattgGGTGGACCAAGTGGCTCTGCGCCGTGTCAAGAACCATTTTATAT TTACGATCGAGTCTACCGGATCACAGCCTCCGGACGTGCTTTTCACAGAAGCAGTGAAGATATTGGAAGACAAATGTGAACGTGTAATCTCTGAACTCTCTTGA